In the Magnolia sinica isolate HGM2019 chromosome 15, MsV1, whole genome shotgun sequence genome, one interval contains:
- the LOC131228067 gene encoding putative disease resistance protein RGA3, which yields MAHALVSMVMKKLQDALVSKVMNKLGEEVYSIGGAQAELEKISSTFESIQALLNVAEIIQFHNESMQLWLKKLKEVAYDVEDLLEEMIPWPEPESSTDDGDDRQRMENQAWRWLFSLFTCCGLEDWIRLAHESWTDGDDADNRSIGDKRNFAQRIKEVSAKLDQIAADKSKFSFTEIHSFRGGSHPDKAEFQTSSLVDESQIHGRDEDRGTIISKLMSGSSCEEGRIHGISIVGVGGLGKTTLAQLICNDERVKSHFHKVLWVCVSDDFNVINLTKEIIKAAGGTSPPDSQLDSLQKQLIQTLQGKLFLIVLDDVWNDDSDRWEKLMLSLQRGAPGSKILVTTRSEKVANTCMPSAYMHELKGLSYDDSWLLFRTRAFAGRKVEDCRALEKIGREIVKNCKGVPLSLKVIGSVMRSKMTKQDWKDILESQTWEIRDIAKGILPALLLSYYNLPVHLKQCFAYCSVYPKDHLMEKDTLVKLWLAQGFIKPDGKREMEAIGGEYFDELLAQSLFQEVGYSYAVRCTIHDLLHDLIQFITKNECCIFENGKMDTSSVTVRHSSFIATRETSHIPAPLCHAKKLRTLLQPGHSEIDTIPDHLFQCARSLRAFDFRIKELPSSIGLLKHLRYLDLSDSEIVELPESVSSLRNLQTLKLNWCNCLERLPSGMSAMVHLRHLEIEGTRALKYLPEGLGRISSLRTLSRFIVGGHGGCKIGELKRLDSLQGKLQIDHLERVGSVDEAKEAQLENKSQLRLLSLNMSPDDALEMSGNGEVESVVEALRPSLANLEELEIRGYIGSKFPTWIGDSSFSNLVSLRLIDCNKCTQLPGLGRLPSLKYLEIKAGLVKRVGSEFYGKSSGGDINGVAFPKLEELEFNYMYELEEWELRLEDREIMPSLQSVRLSKCPKLKALLTHLPNSLTSLNISGCGEILWPLPNLPSLKTFEIYSLENTTYLPCGWKQLESLETLIISLCSKLRSLPDDLGQLKSLRSLQIFDCPELRSLPQGLCGLTCL from the exons ATGGCACATGCGCTTGTTTCGATGGTTATGAAGAAACTTCAAGATGCACTTGTTTCAAAGGTTATGAATAAACTCGGAGAAGAGGTTTATTCGATTGGCGGTGCCCAAGCAGAACTTGAAAAGATATCTTCTACGTTCGAATCCATTCAAGCACTTCTTAATGTTGCTGAAATTATCCAATTTCACAACGAAAGCATGCAACTTTGGTTAAAAAAGCTCAAAGAAGTGGCTTACGATGTGGAGGATTTACTAGAAGAGATGATTCCATGGCCAGAACCTGAATCAAGTACAGACGATGGTGACGATCGGCAGCGCATGGAAAACCAGGCATGGAGGTGGTTATTTTCACTCTTTACATGTTGCGGTCTAGAAGATTGGATAAGGTTGGCCCATGAATCATGGACTGACGGTGATGATGCTGATAATCGCAGCATTGGAGATAAG CGAAATTTTGCGCAACGGATAAAAGAAGTAAGTGCGAAGCTGGATCAGATTGCAGCTGACAAAAGTAAGTTCAGTTTTACGGAGATTCACAGTTTCCGTGGAGGTAGTCATCCTGACAAGGCCGAGTTTCAAACGAGTTCGCTCGTAGATGAATCACAGATTCACGGGAGGGACGAAGACAGAGGTACCATAATAAGCAAGTTGATGAGCGGTAGCAGTTGTGAGGAGGGACGGATTCATGGCATTTCGATCGTAGGCGTTGGCGGGTTGGGCAAGACGACTCTTGCTCAATTGATCTGTAATGATGAAAGGGTGAAGAGCCATTTCCATAAGGTACTATGGGTTTGTGTTTCTGATGATTTTAATGTCATAAATCTTACAAAAGAAATTATAAAAGCAGCTGGAGGGACAAGTCCACCGGATTCTCAGCTAGACTCATTGCAAAAGCAGCTTATCCAAACATTACAGGGCAAGCTATTCTTGATTGTGCTTGATGATGTGTGGAACGATGATAGTGACAGGTGGGAGAAATTAATGCTTTCCTTGCAAAGAGGTGCTCCTGGAAGTAAAATTTTGGTCACCACTCGCAGCGAGAAGGTTGCAAATACATGCATGCCGTCTGCCTACATGCATGAATTGAAAGGTTTATCCTATGATGATAGCTGGTTACTGTTCAGAACCAGAGCTTTCGCTGGGAGGAAAGTGGAAGATTGCCGGGCGTTGGAAAAGATCGGAAGAGAGATAGTGAAGAACTGTAAAGGAGTGCCTCTTTCGTTAAAGGTAATTGGAAGCGTCATGCGTTCCAAGATGACCAAACAAGATTGGAAGGACATCTTAGAAAGCCAAACATGGGAAATACGAGACATCGCGAAAGGTATCTTACCGGCTTTGTTGCTGAGCTATTATAATTTGCCTGTCCATTTGAAGCAGTGTTTTGCATATTGCTCAGTATATCCTAAGGATCATCTGATGGAGAAGGATACATTGGTCAAGTTGTGGTTAGCTCAGGGTTTCATCAAGCCCGATGGAAAAAGAGAGATGGAAGCAATTGGAGGAGAGTACTTTGACGAACTACTGGCGCAGTCTTTGTTTCAAGAAGTGGGATATAGCTATGCAGTCAGATGCACAATACATGATCTGCTTCACGATCTCATCCAATTCATTACAAAGAATGAATGTTGCATCTTTGAGAATGGAAAGATGGACACCAGCTCTGTTACAGTCCGTCATTCATCATTTATTGCCACCAGGGAAACGTCACACATTCCTGCCCCTCTATGTCATGCAAAAAAATTGCGAACACTCCTCCAGCCTGGACATTCAGAAATTGATACCATCCCTGATCATTTATTCCAATGCGCCAGGTCCCTTAGGGCATTTGATTTCCGTATTAAAGAATTGCCAAGCTCAATTGGGTTGCTGAAGCATTTACGATATCTTGACTTGTCTGATTCAGAGATAGTTGAGTTGCCGGAATCAGTGAGTAGTCTCCGCAATTTGCAGACCTTGAAGTTGAATTGGTGTAACTGCCTCGAAAGACTGCCAAGTGGGATGAGTGCAATGGTCCACTTAAGGCATCTGGAAATTGAAGGCACACGGGCACTGAAGTACTTACCAGAAGGGTTGGGGAGAATAAGTTCCCTTCGAACATTGAGTAGGTTTATCGTGGGAGGCCATGGAGGATGTAAGATTGGAGAGCTGAAGCGACTTGACTCTCTCCAAGGAAAGCTACAAATAGATCACTTGGAGAGAGTAGGGAGCGTGGATGAGGCTAAGGAAGCACAACTGGAGAACAAGTCACAACTTCGCTTATTGTCTCTAAATATGTCACCAGATGATGCTCTTGAAATGTCAGGAAATGGAGAGGTGGAGAGTGTAGTTGAAGCCCTCCGGCCATCCCTTGCAAACCTAGAAGAGCTGGAAATTAGGGGATACATTGGTTCCAAGTTTCCAACCTGGATAGGAGATTCATCTTTCTCAAATTTAGTCAGCTTGAGATTAATAGATTGCAATAAGTGTACACAGTTGCCTGGGCTAGGGAGACTACCTTCGCTTAAATACCTTGAAATAAAGGCAGGTCTTGTAAAACGGGTGGGAAGTGAGTTTTACGGGAAGAGCAGTGGTGGGGACATAAACGGGGTGGCATTCCCGAAGCTGGAAGAGCTCGAGTTCAATTACATGTATGAACTGGAGGagtgggagttgagattagaagaCAGAGAGATAATGCCGTCTCTACAGTCAGTAAGACTCAGCAAATGCCCAAAATTGAAGGCACTACTGACACACCTCCCTAATAGTCTAACGTCCCTCAACATCTCGGGATGTGGCGAGATTTTGTGGCCATTACCGAACCTCCCAAGCCTCAAGACGTTTGAGATCTATAGTTTAGAGAACACGACGTACCTCCCCTGTGGATGGAAACAATTGGAGTCACTAGAGACTCTTATTATCAGTTTATGCTCTAAATTGAGGTCTCTTCCTGATGATTTGGGACAGCTCAAGTCTCTTAGGAGTCTCCAGATCTTCGACTGCCCCGAGTTGCGGTCATTGCCTCAAGGGTTGTGCGGCCTTACCTGTCTCTAA